A window of the Carassius carassius chromosome 36, fCarCar2.1, whole genome shotgun sequence genome harbors these coding sequences:
- the olfm1b gene encoding olfactomedin 1b isoform X1, whose protein sequence is MSVPLLKIGVVLSTMAMITNWMSQTLPSLVGLNTTKLTAAQGGYPDRSIGVLPANPEESWQVYSSAQDSEGRCVCTVVAPQQTMCSRDARTKQLRQLLEKVQNMTQSIQVLDQRTQRDLQYVVKMEDQLRGLETKFRQVEENHKQNIAKQYKAIKAKMAELRPLIPVLEEYKADARLVQQFKEEVQNLTSSLSLLQQEMGAYDYEDLHSRVISLEERLRACMQKLACGKLTGISDAITIKTSGSRFGSWMTDPLAPEGDTRVWYMDGYHNNRFVREYKSMADFMTSDNFTSHRLPHPWSGTGQVVYNGSIYFNKFQSNMIIKFDFKTSTISKSQRLDNAGYSNTYHYAWGGHSDIDLMVDEGGLWAVYATNQNAGNIVISKLHPLTLHIIQSWTTNHPRRSAGESFMICGTLYVTNGYSGGTKVYYAYHTNSSTYEYIDIVLQNKYSHISMLDYNPRDRALYAWNNGHQVLYNVTLFHVIRSEQL, encoded by the exons ATGTCGGTGCCTTTGCTGAAGATCGGTGTGGTGCTCAGCACCATGGCAATGATCACCAACTGGATGTCCCAGACACTGCCATCACTAGTGGGACTCAACACCACCAAACTGACCGCGGCGCAGGGCGGCTATCCTGACAGGAGTATAGGA GTTTTACCTGCTAACCCAGAGGAGTCCTGGCAGGTGTACAGCTCGGCTCAGGACAGCGAGGGCAGGTGTGTGTGTACGGTCGTCGCACCTCAGCAGACCATGTGCTCAAGGGACGCCCGCACCAAACAACTCCGCCAGTTACTGGAGAAG gtGCAAAACATGACGCAATCAATCCAAGTATTGGACCAGCGGACCCAGAGGGACCTGCAGTACGTTGTAAAGATGGAAGATCAGCTCCGTGGCCTGGAGACCAAATTCAGACAGGTGGAGGAGAACCACAAACAAAACATCGCCAAGCAATACAAG GCCATAAAGGCAAAAATGGCGGAGCTGCGTCCGCTGATTCCCGTACTGGAGGAGTACAAAGCGGATGCGCGGCTGGTTCAGCAGTTTAAGGAGGAGGTGCAGAACTTGACGTCCAGCCTCAGCCTCCTCCAGCAGGAGATGGGAGCCTATGACTATGAAGACCTGCACTCCCGCGTGATTAGTCTTGAGGAGCGGCTACGTGCGTGCATGCAGAAGCTTG CGTGTGGTAAGCTGACCGGCATTAGTGATGCAATCACTATTAAAACATCCGGGTCTCGGTTCGGATCCTGGATGACAGACCCTCTCGCTCCTGAAGGAGACACAAGG GTGTGGTACATGGACGGCTATCATAACAACCGTTTTGTGCGGGAATATAAATCTATGGCGGACTTCATGACGTCGGATAACTTCACGTCTCACCGCCTGCCGCACCCTTGGTCCGGGACGGGTCAGGTGGTCTACAACGGCTCCATCTATTTCAACAAGTTCCAGAGCAACATGATCATCAAGTTTGACTTCAAGACGTCCACCATAAGTAAATCTCAGCGTCTGGACAATGCAGGCTACAGTAACACCTACCACTATGCCTGGGGTGGACACTCCGACATCGACCTCATGGTGGATGAGGGCGGGCTCTGGGCCGTCTACGCCACCAATCAGAACGCGGGGAACATAGTCATCAGCAAGCTCCACCCCCTGACCCTGCATATAATCCAGAGCTGGACGACCAATCACCCGAGACGCAGTGCCGGGGAGTCATTTATGATTTGTGGGACGCTCTACGTGACCAACGGCTACTCGGGAGGGACGAAAGTCTACTATGCCTACCACACCAACTCCTCGACGTATGAGTACATTGATATCGTTCTGCAAAACAAGTACTCGCACATCTCCATGCTGGACTACAACCCTCGAGATCGAGCGCTGTACGCCTGGAATAACGGACATCAGGTCCTATACAACGTTACGCTTTTCCACGTCATCCGCTCGGAGCAACTGTAA
- the olfm1b gene encoding olfactomedin 1b isoform X2 — MQRVNKLLSLIVLVLMGTELTQVLPANPEESWQVYSSAQDSEGRCVCTVVAPQQTMCSRDARTKQLRQLLEKVQNMTQSIQVLDQRTQRDLQYVVKMEDQLRGLETKFRQVEENHKQNIAKQYKAIKAKMAELRPLIPVLEEYKADARLVQQFKEEVQNLTSSLSLLQQEMGAYDYEDLHSRVISLEERLRACMQKLACGKLTGISDAITIKTSGSRFGSWMTDPLAPEGDTRVWYMDGYHNNRFVREYKSMADFMTSDNFTSHRLPHPWSGTGQVVYNGSIYFNKFQSNMIIKFDFKTSTISKSQRLDNAGYSNTYHYAWGGHSDIDLMVDEGGLWAVYATNQNAGNIVISKLHPLTLHIIQSWTTNHPRRSAGESFMICGTLYVTNGYSGGTKVYYAYHTNSSTYEYIDIVLQNKYSHISMLDYNPRDRALYAWNNGHQVLYNVTLFHVIRSEQL; from the exons GTTTTACCTGCTAACCCAGAGGAGTCCTGGCAGGTGTACAGCTCGGCTCAGGACAGCGAGGGCAGGTGTGTGTGTACGGTCGTCGCACCTCAGCAGACCATGTGCTCAAGGGACGCCCGCACCAAACAACTCCGCCAGTTACTGGAGAAG gtGCAAAACATGACGCAATCAATCCAAGTATTGGACCAGCGGACCCAGAGGGACCTGCAGTACGTTGTAAAGATGGAAGATCAGCTCCGTGGCCTGGAGACCAAATTCAGACAGGTGGAGGAGAACCACAAACAAAACATCGCCAAGCAATACAAG GCCATAAAGGCAAAAATGGCGGAGCTGCGTCCGCTGATTCCCGTACTGGAGGAGTACAAAGCGGATGCGCGGCTGGTTCAGCAGTTTAAGGAGGAGGTGCAGAACTTGACGTCCAGCCTCAGCCTCCTCCAGCAGGAGATGGGAGCCTATGACTATGAAGACCTGCACTCCCGCGTGATTAGTCTTGAGGAGCGGCTACGTGCGTGCATGCAGAAGCTTG CGTGTGGTAAGCTGACCGGCATTAGTGATGCAATCACTATTAAAACATCCGGGTCTCGGTTCGGATCCTGGATGACAGACCCTCTCGCTCCTGAAGGAGACACAAGG GTGTGGTACATGGACGGCTATCATAACAACCGTTTTGTGCGGGAATATAAATCTATGGCGGACTTCATGACGTCGGATAACTTCACGTCTCACCGCCTGCCGCACCCTTGGTCCGGGACGGGTCAGGTGGTCTACAACGGCTCCATCTATTTCAACAAGTTCCAGAGCAACATGATCATCAAGTTTGACTTCAAGACGTCCACCATAAGTAAATCTCAGCGTCTGGACAATGCAGGCTACAGTAACACCTACCACTATGCCTGGGGTGGACACTCCGACATCGACCTCATGGTGGATGAGGGCGGGCTCTGGGCCGTCTACGCCACCAATCAGAACGCGGGGAACATAGTCATCAGCAAGCTCCACCCCCTGACCCTGCATATAATCCAGAGCTGGACGACCAATCACCCGAGACGCAGTGCCGGGGAGTCATTTATGATTTGTGGGACGCTCTACGTGACCAACGGCTACTCGGGAGGGACGAAAGTCTACTATGCCTACCACACCAACTCCTCGACGTATGAGTACATTGATATCGTTCTGCAAAACAAGTACTCGCACATCTCCATGCTGGACTACAACCCTCGAGATCGAGCGCTGTACGCCTGGAATAACGGACATCAGGTCCTATACAACGTTACGCTTTTCCACGTCATCCGCTCGGAGCAACTGTAA